Proteins encoded by one window of Maniola hyperantus chromosome 10, iAphHyp1.2, whole genome shotgun sequence:
- the LOC117985948 gene encoding peroxisomal membrane protein 11C-like, with product MSSAVEDICELLDSYNGRDKVVRLACYSCKLYGCLRGEKPWQTAGSRLSGARLILRLFDDIPMIRHTYNYGLGRHESSKIAAMLGVLANVVDQTFLPVEKACWLHEVGVLRLSPPTADRLEVLSTALWAASLYISLIQTFRSIRHIWWSRDCLRADTACDARRNLDTRLLLQCVTAGKLGLDITHAVSCLPPGWLWGERIDATAVSAIATLSSLVGIGLYFARKRLLK from the exons ATGTCGTCGGCTGTGGAGGATATTTGTGAATTATTAGATAGTTACAACGGGCGCGACAAG GTGGTCCGCCTAGCTTGCTACTCATGCAAGCTATATGGGTGCTTGCGTGGAGAGAAGCCGTGGCAGACGGCGGGGTCGCGGCTGTCGGGCGCCAGGCTCATCCTGCGGCTCTTCGATGACATCCCCATGATCCGCCACACATACAACTATGGCTTAGGACGACAT GAGTCGTCCAAAATAGCAGCAATGCTTGGCGTGCTGGCCAACGTAGTGGATCAGACGTTCCTGCCGGTGGAGAAGGCGTGCTGGCTGCACGAGGTGGGCGTGCTGCGCCTGTCGCCGCCCACCGCCGACAGGCTGGAGGTGCTCAGCACGGCGCTGTGGGCCGCCAGCCTCTACATATCTCTAATACA GACATTCAGATCGATCCGCCACATCTGGTGGAGCCGCGACTGCCTGCGCGCGGACACGGCGTGCGACGCGCGCCGCAACCTCGACACGCGGCTGCTGCTGCAGTGCGTCACGGCAGGCAAGCTGGGGCTGGACATCACGCACGCCGTCAGCTGCCTGCCGCCGGGCTGGCTGTGGGGCGAGCGCATCGACGCCACGGCCGTGTCCGCGATCGCCACGCTGTCGTCGCTCGTCGGCATCGGCCTGTACTTCGCGAGGAAACGACTACTCAAATGA
- the LOC117986039 gene encoding peroxisomal membrane protein 11C-like, producing MELLDEFCSLLQTHTNRDKVVYLACYSLKFWGASAKRPALTSASARLATARAALRLFDDAAVIKTLQAYGLGKQDGPLWGPLGTSHSIFTLAYLQAEKLLFLLDTGVLALDAHAAHNIRTAHKLFWSLYTFVGFLRSIRALHIAANNLQAPDRPKCASARFAQASLTSTKLLLDVVHVVSWLPRGWLWGGALHTSHAAGVATLSGVLGLVIHYRGKKLLPR from the exons ATGGAGCTGCTGGACGAATTCTGCAGCCTGCTGCAGACGCACACCAACCGGGACAAG GTGGTATACCTGGCATGCTACTCGCTCAAGTTCTGGGGCGCGTCGGCCAAGCGGCCGGCGCTGACGAGCGCGAGCGCGCGGCTGGCGACTGCCCGCGCCGCCCTGAGGCTGTTCGACGATGCCGCGGTCATCAAGACCCTCCAGGCTTACGGGCTCGGCAAACAG GACGGTCCACTGTGGGGCCCATTGGGCACGTCGCACAGCATCTTCACCCTGGCGTACCTGCAGGCGGAGAAACTGCTGTTCCTGCTGGACACGGGCGTGCTGGCGCTGGATGCACATGCCGCACACAACATCAGGACAGCGCATAAGCTGTTCTGGTCTTTGTATACTTTCGTCGGATTTCTCAG ATCAATCCGAGCGCTCCACATAGCAGCCAACAACTTGCAAGCCCCGGATCGCCCCAAGTGTGCCTCCGCGCGGTTCGCCCAGGCGAGCCTGACCAGCACCAAGCTGCTCCTGGACGTGGTCCACGTGGTGAGCTGGCTGCCGCGCGGCTGGCTGTGGGGGGGCGCCTTGCACACGTCTCATGCTGCGGGCGTCGCCACTCTGTCGGGCGTGCTCGGATTGGTGATACATTACCGCGGGAAGAAGCTTCTGCCGCGGTAA
- the LOC117986064 gene encoding nonsense-mediated mRNA decay factor SMG8, with the protein MTKLFSISDIPEFSKKERIVVVGVIGKSPYRYPNKTTPLLPASQCEENGIECHWDERKSILYLHAVTYLDTKRLASLAASLDEDSKTTVKDADAAHWLVASGELAIESCRAIALIFHLCHIVVLSSPTPVFDLGYLQLFKAVDGYRAELTAATTEALLRSGVGGAWDSHGRPCCPRLLFHFRRAPTPLKRAHAALKRLEHAMEDQIYFILRKARIITNVCAKSLFAIPKNEEFVYISSDAEAGGARDVSSLIKGLVQLCAGAEAERAPARSFRAFLQSHLDLAFGDGFDDNVGKYAMTTSFFELPSASSWRAAARALAPLYLQAPGSAAEEGGALFDALATDVRFSQARCAKVLPIAQASYAEGLPSHYSSQHHAHKVGVALGVVEAMARGPLAGAARERLRAACAATWRTRTLCEAPSLTGHPCVHPHHDSSKEHSSGVRYISACNCGRSKCSREDPYTVKQANYSFYVRAADECGVCNTLQNIDFPVFQPSTPSFRAAAVKGVEEAASQSESKEAEEEEESEPPAAPSPATPRSPWTPPDELSPGSAAEEDEEEPEPCSDTGIEVVTVQETTAPEKVISRQPSTTEYLPGMLHAGSPAGLLPAFPSWSLVCLGASSLYSHSVGLPEHLQPGFLPHTNYLLPWDCSVRLEPAAPWRGRGRGKPASHSLTVKIFIGFEYECPRGHRFMMSSPDTVVSGGGAWGREAGGGLGARLAAAPMPLQAPCLCRAHVHAQLARLHVVTPKASVHVTLDPKVQPVPGGPVFTPLGSGAAPLRLSTSAYWVLRFPFVFADERGVLPRAREHVVGTVRAPMFGLQE; encoded by the exons ATGACAAAATTATTTTCTATATCTGATATTCCTGAGTTTTCTAAGAAAGAGCGTATTGTTGTCGTGGGTGTGATAGGAAAGTCGCCGTACCGGTACCCTAACAAAACAACCCCACTTCTGCCGGCCTCCCAGTGTGAAGAA AATGGTATAGAATGTCACTGGGATGAAAGGAAATCCATCCTCTATCTCCACGCAGTCACTTACCTGGACACCAAGAGGCTGGCGTCCTTAGCTGCAAGCTTGGATGAAGACTCAAAGACTACCGTCAAAGATGCAGATGCTGCACACTGGCTGGTGGCGTCGGGAGAGCTGGCGATCGAGTCGTGCAGAGCTATAGCACTGATCTTCCATCTCTGTCACATTGTGGTGCTGTCATCTCCCACACCTGTGTTTGATCTGGGCTACTTGCAGTTGTTCAAAGCTGTTGATGGATACAG GGCAGAACTGACCGCAGCAACTACAGAGGCTCTCCTACGCTCAGGAGTGGGCGGTGCGTGGGACTCCCACGGGCGCCCATGTTGCCCACGCTTGCTGTTCCACTTCCGACGCGCGCCCACGCCGCTGAAGCGCGCCCACGCTGCGCTGAAGAGACTAGAGCACGCAATGGAAGATCAGATTTACTTCATACTGAGGAAAGCCAGAATCATCACTAATGTGTG TGCAAAATCCTTGTTCGCGATCCCCAAGAACGAAGAATTCGTGTACATAAGCTCGGACGCCGAGGCGGGCGGCGCTCGCGACGTGAGCTCGCTCATCAAGGGGCTGGTGCAGCTGTGCGCAGGGGCGGAGGCCGAGCGCGCGCCCGCACGCAGTTTCCGCGCCTTCCTGCAGAGCCACCTCGACCTGGCCTTCGGGGACGGCTTTGACGACAACGTGGGGAAGTATGCCATGACCACCTCGTTCTTTGAG TTACCGAGTGCGTCGTCGTGGCGCGCGGCGGCTCGGGCCCTGGCGCCGCTGTACCTGCAGGCGCCGGGCTCGGCGGCGGAGGAAGGCGGCGCGCTCTTCGACGCGCTGGCGACCGACGTGCGCTTCTCGCAGGCGAGATGTGCCAAG GTGTTGCCCATAGCTCAAGCGTCGTACGCAGAAGGGCTGCCGTCCCATTACTCCAGTCAACATCATGCGCataag GTGGGCGTGGCTCTGGGTGTGGTGGAGGCGATGGCGCGCGGGCCGCTGGCGGGCGCGGCGCGCGAGCGGCTGCGCGCGGCGTGCGCGGCCACGTGGCGCACGCGCACGCTGTGCGAGGCGCCCTCGCTCACCGGCCACCCCTGCGTACATCCGCACCA CGACAGTTCCAAGGAGCACTCGTCCGGGGTCCGCTACATCAGCGCGTGCAACTGCGGTCGCAGCAAGTGCTCGCGCGAGGACCCCTACACCGTGAAGCAGGCCAACTACAGCTTCTACGTGCGCGCGGCCGACGAGTGCGGCGTGTGCAACACGCTGCAGAACATAGACTTCCCCGTCTTCCAGCCCTCCACGCCCAGCTTCAG AGCGGCGGCAGTGAAAGGCGTAGAGGAAGCCGCCTCGCAGTCTGAGAGCAAGGAGgcggaggaggaggaggagagcGAGCCCCCCGCCGCGCCCTCGCCCGCCACCCCGCGCTCCCCCTGGACGCCCCCCGACGAGCTGTCCCCGGGCTCCGCGGCGGAGGAGGACGAGGAGGAGCCGGAGCCCTGCAGCGACACGGGGATAGAAGTAGTCACCGTGCAGGAGACCACTGCGCCGG AGAAGGTGATCAGTCGTCAACCGTCGACGACGGAGTACCTGCCCGGCATGCTGCACGCCGGCAGCCCGGCCGGCCTGCTGCCCGCCTTCCCCAGCTGGTCGCTGGTGTGCCTGGGCGCGTCGTCGCTGTACTCGCACAGCGTGGGGCTGCCCGAGCACCTGCAGCCCGGCTTCCTGCCGCACACCAACTACCTGCTGCCGTGGGACTGCAGCGTGCGCCTGGAGCCCGCGGCGCCGTGGCGCGGGCGCGGCCGCGGCAAGCCCGCCTCGCACAGCCTCACCGTCAAGATCTTCATCGGCTTCGAGTACGAGTGTCCCAGAGGTCACAG GTTCATGATGTCGTCCCCCGACACGGTGGTGTCCGGCGGCGGCGCGTGGGGGCGCGAGGCGGGCGGCGGGCTGGGCGCGCGTCTGGCCGCCGCGCCCATGCCGCTGCAGGCGCCGTGTCTGTGCCGCGCGCACGTGCACGCGCAGCTGGCGCGTCTGCACGTCGTCACGCCCAAGGCCTCCGTGCACGTCACGCTCGACCCCAAG gtTCAACCCGTCCCGGGCGGGCCCGTGTTCACCCCGCtgggcagcggcgcggcgccgctCCGGCTGAGCACGTCCGCCTACTGGGTGCTGCGTTTCCCCTTCGTGTTCGCGGACGAGCGCGGCGTGCTGCCCCGCGCGCGCGAGCACGTCGTGGGCACCGTGCGCGCGCCCATGTTCGGCCTGCAGGAGTGA